The DNA region GCAGGCGAGAACGAGGTGACTTCGATCGCGATCCCGCTCATCATCGCCGTCGCTGTCATCGGTGCCGCGGTGATCACCGCCACCGTTGTCGCACGGCAAGTGAAGAAGAAACGCCACGGGTTGAGCGCCGACGTTCACTCGGACACGAAAGAGTGAGCTTCGTGTCAGGGCAGTCGAGCTCGAGAGCGGGGCGTCAGATTTGGGCCGCAGATCAGGGATCGCGGGCGAGTCTGCGCCGCTTGGGCGACCACGCACGGACGATAGACCAGACGGCAGGCAACGGGAGCATGGCTAATCTGCGCGCCCCTGGCCGCAGAATCCATGAGGCCGAGCTCAAGGAGAGGGCACAGTGAACGATCGAAGCGTCTCTGCGGCTACGGAGGCGGCCGAGGAATGCGGGTGTGCGCCCACGCCGGCCGAGCGCGATTCGTTCTGGAAGCTAAGTGTTACTCGACGTGGTGCTTTCGGACTCGGCGCCCTCGGCGTCGCTGCATTCGCTGCCTTCGGTATCGGCTCCGGCGTCTCAGCGGCGTACGCTGCGTCGTACCCGAGTTGGGACGATGTACAACGCGCCAAGAACAACGAAGCTGCCAAGGCTGCCGAGATCACGCGCATCGAAGGGCTGATCGAGTCCTTGACGCAGAAGGTCGCCGAGACTCAGGCTGCCGCCGATACAGCCTCCGACGAGTTTTATGCGGCGCAGCAGGAATACTTCGCTGCGATCACGGAAGCCGAGAGCCTGCAGGCGCAGGCGGACGAACAATCAGCGATTGCCGAAACTTCTGCGCGCAGGGCGGGCCAAGTCGCGGCACAGCTCTACCGCAACGGTGGAGACGATTCAGCACTTCAACTGTTCTTCTCCGGTTCCGCGGCCAATGCCGATGAGCTGCTGTCCCGTCTGGGCACCATGGACAAGCTGCTCGAGTACAACCAATCGGTCTACGATGACGCTATTTCGGCACGCAACACCGCCCAATCGCTGACGGATCAGGCAAAGGTCGCCCGCGACGAACACGTCCGCCTGCAGCAGGTTGCAGAGCAGAAGATGATCGCCGCACAGGAAGCGGCCGACGCTGCCCAGGCCGCTCTCGATGAGCAAGCCGAGAACCTCGAGACCATGCAGGCTCAGCTCGCCGCCCTCAGGGACACCACTACGCAGACGGTCGCCGGTTACCAGGCCGGTGTAGCCGCACGCGAGGCCGAAGAGCGAGCCCGCCGCGAACGCGAAGCCGCCGAAGCGGCAGCCAACGGTGGCGGCAACGGTGGCGGCGGAGGCTCCGCCGGAAGCGGCGGTTGGGTCCGACCCCACGGGGGCGGCCGCAGCTCAAGCTACGGTCCTCGCACTCCGATCTGCGGCTCGCAGGGCTGCTCGTCGAGCTACCACTACGGTGCGGATCTGGCCAACGGTTGCGGGGCGGCGATCTACGCCGCCAACTCCGGAACAGTGGACTACGCCGGCGCCAACGGTAATTACGGCAACTACGTTCGCATTCAGCACGGCGGAGGCATCAGCACCGGCTACGCGCACATCAAACCCGGAGGTATCGTCGTCGGTCGAGGCCAGTGGGTCAACTCCGGCCAAGTCATCGCCTACGCCGGCGACACCGGCCGATCCTTCGGCTGCCACCTCCACTTCGAGGTCTACATCAACGGCGGATACACCAACCCCGTCCGATTCATGGAAGACCGCGGCGTCTACATTTAAGGCTCCGATACGGATCGCGAAGTGGCTCCGTCGACGTGAGCACTCGGGTCGAGAGGGCTGCTCCAGAAGTGACTCGCGACATCCTTGCTAAGGATCTCAGAGAGGGAGGATGACGGTGCCCATTACCGCCGTCAGTCGCGACATGATGTCGGTCCACAGCCCGGTCACCATCAGGATGCCGAGGGCGATCAGCAGGATGCCGCCGCAGACGTTCACCACCCGGATGTGACGACGGAGGAACTCGACTGTCTTCGCCGCCCAACCGAATCCGAGTGCAACCAGCAGGAACGGGATGCCGAGGCCAAGCGAATACGCGAGGCCAAGGAAGCCGGCCCGGACAGGGTCGCCCGCGTTGAACGAAAGCGCGATGATCGCGGCCAGCGTCGGACCCATGCATGGCGCCCAGCCGATACCGAGTGCCACTCCGAGTAGCGGCGCCCCTATGATTCCTGCCCGGGAGCCGACGTGGAAGCGGACCTCGCGCTGGGCGAAGCTGAACAGTCCAAGGAAGACGAGCCCCATGAGGATGACGACGACTCCGAGGATACGTGTGATCACGTCGCCCCAGCGGAGGAAGAACACGCCAGCCGTCCCGCCCAGCGCAGTGACGAGAACGAAGACGACACTGAAGCCAAGGATGAACAGCAGCACGCCGGCTACAAGCTGACGGCGCCCGGGCGCGACTGCGTTCGTCGCCCCACCCTTCGAGCGAGGCGTGACCGCCCCGCCAAGGAAGCCGAGATAGCCGGGGACCAGCGGGAGCACGCAGGGCGACAGAAACGACACGAGACCGGCGAGCATCGCGATGGGAACTGCGAGCCAGAGCGCACCAGACCCGATGATGGTGTCGGCGTTCACGGTGTCTCCGCCAGAGCGTCCTTGACGAGCGTCGAGAGGATCGAGGTGCCGTCGATGGGTCCGATGATGCGGGCGGCGACACGGCCCTGTCTGTCGAGAACGAGAGTCGTCGGTGTCGCCTGGATCGGCACGACCTTGGAGAAAGCGAGTTTCGCCTCAGCCGTGTTCACGTCGATCAGGCTCGGGTAGGTGACGCCGAACTCGTCAGAGAAGGCCTGGGCAGTATCGGCCTGATCGCGGGTATTGATGCCGATGAAAGCTACATCTTCGCCGCTGTACTCCTGCCAGACACTCTCGAGATCCTTCGCCTCGACGCGGCACGGCGCGCACCCGGCGTACCAAAAGTTGACCACCGTGACCTTGCCAGAGTTGTCGGCACTGTCGAACTCATCGCCAGTTTCAGTAATGCCGCTGAAGACGACCGGTTCGCTCCGCTCGGCCACCGGAATCTCGACAATCGCGCCGTTGGCGGCTACATAGCCGGTGTTCTCGCCCCGCAGGAAGGAATCGCTGACCGGATCCGGCGCACACCCGCTCAGGCCGATCGCGAACACCGCAGCGAACATGAGTCCGACCGACCCACGAACGGTACGGAATTGCGGGTTTCGGGACATGTTTCGCACTCTATGCAGATCACCTATGCGTCCGCCGAGCCCCAACTATTTCGCGATCTCGAGGCCGCAATCCAAACGCCGCTCTAGAACACATTGAACGCCGCCGATAGGCGCGGTTCGCGCTCCCATGCCTGGGTTGCGACCTGGACGGCGTCCCATGGGGAGCCGAGCGGGGGTGTGTAGGAGAGGTCGAGGTCACTCATTGCTGCGACGGTCATTCCGTGGTGCAGCGCTGTGGCGTAGGTGTCGACGCGCTTGGAGATTTCCGCACCGCGGGTGCCGACGAGCTGCGCGCCGAGCAGACGGCCATCTCGGGTGTCTCCGGTGATGCGGATGTTGATGGGCGTCGCGCCCGGGTAGTACCGCTTGTGGTCGTCCGCGATCGCGGTGTGACTGTGTGGTGCGAAGCCTGCGGCAGCTGCTTCGTGGTCGCGGAGGCCCGTGCGAGCTGCAACGAGGTCGAAGACCTTCACGACCTGCGTGCCGAGGCTCCCTGCGAACCGTGTATCCCCGCCGATTGCGTTCTCCCCTGCGACGCGTCCTTGCTTATGCGCCGTGGTGCCGAGAGGAAGGTATGTGACGCCGAGCAGGCGGTGGTGGGTGATCACCCCGTCGCCGGCCGCCCACACGTTCGGCAGACCGGTGCGCATCTGTTCGTCGACGACGACAGCGCCGCCCGCGCCCGTGGTTGCGCCGGCTGCGGTGAGAAGGCTGGTGTTGGGCCGTACGCCGACGACGACGAGCACCACGTCAGCGGTGCGAGAGAGGGCCTCTCCATCGTGAGTGCCGGTGACGGTGATCCTGCCGCCGTCACGGGCGACGGCTTCGACGCGCGTATCGGTGAGGACGTCGACGCCGTGTCGGGTGAGTTCGTCGTGGACGAGTGAGCCGAGTTCGGGATCGAGGGTGGAGAGGACTTCGGGGCCGCGCTGGAGTTGGGTGACCTGGAGGCCGCGCACAGTGAGCGCTTCGGCCATTTCGAGGCCGACGTAGCCAGCTCCTACGATGATTGCCGTCTCGGGCTGGTGCTCGTCGAGGTACTTCTCGAGCGCGAACGTGTCGCCCATCGAGTGCAGCAGGTGCACGCCGTCGTCGGGGCCGAGCTGGTCAAGCCCTGATATTCCGGCTGTCGACGGCGCTGCCCCCGTGCCGACCATGAGCTCGTCGTACGGGATGGTCGATTCCGT from Microbacterium sp. SY138 includes:
- a CDS encoding peptidoglycan DD-metalloendopeptidase family protein gives rise to the protein MNDRSVSAATEAAEECGCAPTPAERDSFWKLSVTRRGAFGLGALGVAAFAAFGIGSGVSAAYAASYPSWDDVQRAKNNEAAKAAEITRIEGLIESLTQKVAETQAAADTASDEFYAAQQEYFAAITEAESLQAQADEQSAIAETSARRAGQVAAQLYRNGGDDSALQLFFSGSAANADELLSRLGTMDKLLEYNQSVYDDAISARNTAQSLTDQAKVARDEHVRLQQVAEQKMIAAQEAADAAQAALDEQAENLETMQAQLAALRDTTTQTVAGYQAGVAAREAEERARREREAAEAAANGGGNGGGGGSAGSGGWVRPHGGGRSSSYGPRTPICGSQGCSSSYHYGADLANGCGAAIYAANSGTVDYAGANGNYGNYVRIQHGGGISTGYAHIKPGGIVVGRGQWVNSGQVIAYAGDTGRSFGCHLHFEVYINGGYTNPVRFMEDRGVYI
- a CDS encoding cytochrome c biogenesis protein CcdA gives rise to the protein MNADTIIGSGALWLAVPIAMLAGLVSFLSPCVLPLVPGYLGFLGGAVTPRSKGGATNAVAPGRRQLVAGVLLFILGFSVVFVLVTALGGTAGVFFLRWGDVITRILGVVVILMGLVFLGLFSFAQREVRFHVGSRAGIIGAPLLGVALGIGWAPCMGPTLAAIIALSFNAGDPVRAGFLGLAYSLGLGIPFLLVALGFGWAAKTVEFLRRHIRVVNVCGGILLIALGILMVTGLWTDIMSRLTAVMGTVILPL
- a CDS encoding TlpA disulfide reductase family protein, which codes for MSRNPQFRTVRGSVGLMFAAVFAIGLSGCAPDPVSDSFLRGENTGYVAANGAIVEIPVAERSEPVVFSGITETGDEFDSADNSGKVTVVNFWYAGCAPCRVEAKDLESVWQEYSGEDVAFIGINTRDQADTAQAFSDEFGVTYPSLIDVNTAEAKLAFSKVVPIQATPTTLVLDRQGRVAARIIGPIDGTSILSTLVKDALAETP
- a CDS encoding FAD-dependent oxidoreductase, whose amino-acid sequence is MHLVAIGGSDAGISTALRARELDPSVDVTVVVADAYPNFSICGIPYYFSREVQPWQSLAHRTHADLEATGMNLRLDTLATSIDVDSRRLTVRDADGTESTIPYDELMVGTGAAPSTAGISGLDQLGPDDGVHLLHSMGDTFALEKYLDEHQPETAIIVGAGYVGLEMAEALTVRGLQVTQLQRGPEVLSTLDPELGSLVHDELTRHGVDVLTDTRVEAVARDGGRITVTGTHDGEALSRTADVVLVVVGVRPNTSLLTAAGATTGAGGAVVVDEQMRTGLPNVWAAGDGVITHHRLLGVTYLPLGTTAHKQGRVAGENAIGGDTRFAGSLGTQVVKVFDLVAARTGLRDHEAAAAGFAPHSHTAIADDHKRYYPGATPINIRITGDTRDGRLLGAQLVGTRGAEISKRVDTYATALHHGMTVAAMSDLDLSYTPPLGSPWDAVQVATQAWEREPRLSAAFNVF